One part of the Eleginops maclovinus isolate JMC-PN-2008 ecotype Puerto Natales chromosome 14, JC_Emac_rtc_rv5, whole genome shotgun sequence genome encodes these proteins:
- the zdhhc21 gene encoding palmitoyltransferase ZDHHC21: MKLRLHFVVDPMGWLCISMVFGIWLYNTFFIPKLVLFPHYNEGHIPWAIVVCYYIASGLCLAALFRASTADPGRLPVDPKIPHSEREHWELCNKCNLMRPKRSHHCSRCGHCVRRMDHHCPWINNCVGEDNHWLFLQLCFYTQVLSLFTLVLDFCQYYYFQPLTGLDQEKFTTRHELALLRVSTLMGLMMFGGMSSLFYTQLAGILSDTTTIEKMAQFSNEIYGSKKSWQWALTEVCGTRWKLLWLIPLRSRQPIQASHNFRTHV; this comes from the exons ATGAAGCTACGACTGCACTTTGTGGTGGACCCTATGGGCTGGCTGTGTATCAGCATGGTGTTTGGGATCTGGCTCTACAACACCTTCTTTATCCCTAAACTGGTTCTGTTTCCACATTACAACGAGGGACACATCCCCTGGGCCATCGTAGTTT GTTATTACATTGCATCAGGACTCTGCTTGGCAGCCCTATTCAGAGCTTCTACAGCGGATCCTGGCCGTCTTCCTGTGGACCCCAAAATACCTCACTCGG AGCGAGAGCACTGGGAGTTGTGCAATAAATGCAACTTAATGAGACCCAAAAGGTCCCACCACTGCAGTCGTTGTGGCCACTGTGTACGCAGAATGGACCACCACTGTCCTTG GATCAATAACTGTGTGGGAGAAGACAACCACTGGctcttcctgcagctctgtttcTACACTCAGGTCCTCAGTCTGTTCACCCTGGTGCTGGACTTCTGCCAGTACTATTACTTCCAGCCCCTCACAGGACTAGACCAG GAGAAGTTTACAACACGCCATGAACTGGCTCTGCTGCGAGTCTCAACGCTGATGGGTCTGATGATGTTTGGTGGCATGAGCAGCTTGTTTTACACTCAGCTGGCTGGCATCCTCTCT GATACTACTACCATTGAGAAGATGGCTCAGTTCTCAAATGAAAT ttatGGCTCAAAGAAATCCTGGCAGTGGGCACTCACTGAAGTTTGTGGCACGCGCTGGAAACTCCTGTGGCTCATCCCGCTCCGAAGCAGGCAGCCGATCCAAGCCAGTCACAACTTCCGCACCCACGTCTAG